One genomic region from Streptomyces sp. Li-HN-5-11 encodes:
- a CDS encoding aldehyde dehydrogenase family protein — protein MAFEYAPAPESRAIVDIAPSYGLFIDGEFAEAADGKVFKTVSPSTEEVLSEVAQAGAEDVDRAVRAARKAFEKWSALPGSERAKYLFRIARIIQERSRELAVLETLDNGKPIKETRDADLPLVAAHFFYYAGWADKLDHAGFGPNPRPLGVAGQVIPWNFPLLMLAWKIAPALATGNTVVLKPAETTPLSALFFADICRQAGLPKGVVNILPGYGDAGAALVAHPDVNKVAFTGSTAVGKEIARTVAGTRKKLTLELGGKGANIVFDDAPIDQAVEGIVTGIFFNQGQVCCAGSRLLVQESVHDELLDSLKRRLSTLRLGDPLDKNTDIGAINSAEQLARITALADQGEAEGAERWSPACELPSSGYWFAPTLFTNVTQAHTIARDEIFGPVLSVLTFRTPDEAVAKANNTPYGLSAGIWTEKGSRILAVANKLRAGVIWSNTFNKFDPTSPFGGYKESGFGREGGRHGLEAYLDV, from the coding sequence ATGGCTTTCGAGTACGCACCCGCGCCCGAGTCCCGCGCGATCGTCGACATCGCGCCCTCCTACGGCCTGTTCATCGACGGCGAGTTCGCGGAGGCGGCGGACGGCAAGGTCTTCAAGACCGTGTCGCCGTCGACCGAGGAGGTCCTGTCCGAGGTCGCGCAGGCCGGCGCCGAGGACGTCGACCGTGCCGTCAGGGCCGCCCGCAAGGCGTTCGAGAAGTGGTCCGCGCTGCCCGGCTCCGAGCGCGCCAAGTACCTGTTCCGCATCGCCCGGATCATCCAGGAGCGCAGCCGCGAGCTCGCGGTCCTGGAGACGCTGGACAACGGCAAGCCGATCAAGGAGACCCGCGACGCCGACCTGCCCCTGGTCGCCGCGCACTTCTTCTACTACGCGGGCTGGGCCGACAAGCTCGACCACGCCGGCTTCGGCCCGAACCCGCGGCCGCTGGGCGTGGCCGGCCAGGTCATCCCCTGGAACTTCCCCCTGCTGATGCTGGCGTGGAAGATCGCCCCGGCCCTCGCGACCGGCAACACGGTCGTCCTGAAGCCCGCGGAGACGACTCCGCTCTCGGCCCTGTTCTTCGCGGACATCTGCCGCCAGGCGGGCCTGCCGAAGGGTGTCGTCAACATCCTCCCGGGTTACGGCGACGCGGGCGCCGCGCTCGTCGCACACCCGGACGTGAACAAGGTCGCCTTCACCGGCTCGACGGCCGTCGGCAAGGAGATCGCGCGCACGGTCGCGGGCACCCGCAAGAAGCTCACCCTCGAACTGGGCGGCAAGGGCGCCAACATCGTCTTCGACGACGCGCCGATCGACCAGGCCGTCGAGGGCATCGTGACCGGCATCTTCTTCAACCAGGGCCAGGTCTGCTGCGCGGGCTCGCGCCTGCTGGTCCAGGAGTCGGTCCACGACGAACTGCTGGACTCCCTGAAGCGCAGGCTCTCCACCCTCCGCCTGGGCGACCCGCTCGACAAGAACACCGACATCGGCGCGATCAACTCCGCCGAGCAGCTCGCCCGCATCACCGCGCTCGCCGACCAGGGCGAGGCGGAGGGCGCCGAGCGCTGGTCACCGGCCTGCGAACTGCCGTCCTCCGGCTACTGGTTCGCGCCGACGCTGTTCACCAACGTCACCCAGGCGCACACGATCGCCCGCGACGAGATCTTCGGCCCGGTGCTGTCGGTGCTGACCTTCCGTACGCCCGACGAGGCGGTCGCCAAGGCGAACAACACCCCGTACGGTCTCTCGGCCGGCATCTGGACGGAGAAGGGCTCCCGCATCCTGGCGGTGGCGAACAAGCTCCGCGCGGGTGTGATCTGGTCCAACACGTTCAACAAGTTCGACCCGACCTCGCCGTTCGGCGGGTACAAGGAGTCGGGCTTCGGCCGTGAGGGCGGCCGCCACGGCCTGGAGGCGTACCTCGATGTCTGA
- the deoC gene encoding deoxyribose-phosphate aldolase: MSTSPKFSASLEQGGATTPPAHALADVTASDSTLRRFLHGLPGVDAVGLEARAASLGTRSIKTTAKAYAIDLAISMVDLTTLEGADTPGKVRALGAKAVHPDPTDRTTPATAAVCVYPDMVAVAKEAVAGSGVKVASVATAFPAGRAPLTVKLADVREAVAAGADEIDMVIDRGAFLAGRYLKVYDEIVAVKEACGTSARLKVIFETGELSTYDNIRRASWLGMLAGADFIKTSTGKVAVNATPANTLLMLEAVRDFRAATGVQVGVKPAGGIRTSKDAIKFLVLVNETAGEDWLDNHWFRFGASSLLNDLLMQRQKLATGRYSGPDYVTVD; the protein is encoded by the coding sequence ATGTCCACCTCCCCCAAGTTCTCGGCTTCGCTCGAACAGGGCGGTGCCACCACACCCCCGGCCCACGCTCTCGCCGACGTCACCGCGTCCGACAGCACGCTGCGCCGCTTCCTCCACGGACTGCCCGGCGTCGACGCGGTCGGCCTGGAGGCGCGCGCCGCCTCGCTCGGCACCCGTTCCATCAAGACCACCGCGAAGGCGTACGCCATCGACCTCGCCATCTCGATGGTCGACCTGACGACGCTGGAGGGCGCGGACACCCCGGGCAAGGTCCGGGCGCTCGGCGCCAAGGCGGTCCACCCCGACCCGACCGACCGTACGACCCCCGCCACGGCCGCGGTCTGCGTCTATCCCGACATGGTGGCCGTGGCGAAGGAGGCCGTCGCCGGCTCCGGTGTGAAGGTCGCCTCCGTCGCCACCGCCTTCCCGGCGGGCCGCGCGCCGCTCACGGTCAAGCTGGCCGACGTGCGCGAGGCGGTCGCCGCGGGCGCCGACGAGATCGACATGGTCATCGACCGCGGGGCGTTCCTCGCGGGCCGGTACCTGAAGGTGTACGACGAGATCGTCGCCGTGAAGGAGGCCTGCGGCACGAGCGCCCGGCTGAAGGTCATCTTCGAGACCGGCGAGCTGTCGACGTACGACAACATCCGCCGCGCCTCCTGGCTGGGCATGCTCGCGGGCGCCGACTTCATCAAGACCTCGACCGGCAAGGTCGCCGTCAACGCCACGCCCGCCAACACCCTCCTCATGCTGGAGGCCGTCCGCGACTTCCGGGCGGCCACCGGCGTCCAGGTCGGCGTGAAGCCGGCCGGCGGCATCCGCACCAGCAAGGACGCGATCAAGTTCCTGGTCCTGGTCAACGAGACGGCCGGCGAGGACTGGCTGGACAACCACTGGTTCCGCTTCGGTGCCTCCTCGCTCCTGAACGACCTGCTGATGCAGCGCCAGAAGCTGGCCACCGGCCGTTACTCCGGCCCCGACTACGTGACGGTGGACTGA
- a CDS encoding PH domain-containing protein, producing the protein MTTPEHQSPAPQPASEYKDRAYRSSGGIASGVLLLAVVAWLGFDALFTGHGRTPWLALAGMILAVPLVIAFTLRPVVFANEDRLRIRNPFRVIVLPWGQVATLRSGYSNEVVATSGTKYQLWAVPVSLRARKRAARQEARAAAAGDRATGRADSYGPGLVRGLGGANRMPGAGAAYDGPTRAATDQIMDDLRELHERRGSAETSQGEVTVRWAYEVVGPALAGAVVLAILLAVG; encoded by the coding sequence ATGACGACCCCGGAGCACCAGTCACCAGCGCCGCAGCCGGCCTCCGAGTACAAGGACCGTGCCTACCGGTCGTCCGGAGGCATCGCGAGCGGCGTGCTGCTGCTCGCCGTCGTGGCGTGGCTGGGCTTCGACGCCCTGTTCACCGGTCACGGCCGCACACCCTGGCTGGCGCTCGCCGGAATGATCCTCGCCGTACCGCTCGTCATCGCCTTCACGCTGCGGCCGGTGGTGTTCGCCAACGAGGATCGGCTGCGCATCCGCAACCCGTTCCGCGTGATCGTGCTCCCCTGGGGTCAGGTCGCCACGCTGCGCTCCGGCTACTCGAACGAGGTGGTGGCCACGTCCGGCACCAAGTACCAGCTGTGGGCGGTGCCCGTGTCGCTGCGGGCGCGCAAGCGGGCGGCCCGGCAGGAGGCGCGGGCCGCCGCCGCGGGGGACCGCGCCACCGGGCGCGCCGATTCCTACGGCCCCGGGCTCGTCCGCGGCCTCGGTGGGGCGAACCGCATGCCGGGGGCTGGCGCCGCGTACGACGGGCCCACCCGCGCGGCGACCGACCAGATCATGGACGACCTGCGCGAACTCCACGAGAGGCGGGGGAGCGCGGAGACGTCCCAGGGCGAGGTGACGGTCCGCTGGGCCTACGAGGTCGTGGGGCCGGCCCTGGCCGGGGCGGTGGTCCTGGCGATCCTGCTGGCGGTGGGCTGA
- a CDS encoding phospho-sugar mutase has product MHDDLIARAKAWLAEDPDAETRDELAALLDAGDVKELAARFGGTLQFGTAGLRGELGAGPMRMNRAVVIRAAAGLAAYLRKNGHTGGLVVIGYDARHKSADFARDTAAVMTGAGLSAAVLPRPLPTPVLAFAIRHLGAVAGVEVTASHNPPRDNGYKVYLGDGSQIVPPADGEIAAEIDAVGSLHDVPRPDSGWEILGDDVLDAYLARTDAVLAPGSPRTARTVYTAMHGVGRDVLLAAFARAGFPAPVLVAEQADPDPDFPTVAFPNPEEPGAMDLSFARARETNPDLVIANDPDADRCAVAVRDGDDWRMLRGDEVGALLAAHLVRRGARGTFAESIVSSSLLGRIAGKAGLPYEETLTGFKWIARVEGLRYGYEEALGYCVDPDGVRDKDGITAALLITELASVLKEQGRTLLDLLDDLAVEHGLHATDQLSVRVEDLSVIAGAMRRLRERPPAELAGLPVVRSEDLTRGSDKLPPTDGLRYTLDGARVVVRPSGTEPKLKCYLEVVVPVEARAGLPAARAKATDLLAAVKRDLSAAAGI; this is encoded by the coding sequence GTGCACGACGACCTCATCGCACGGGCCAAGGCATGGCTGGCCGAGGACCCCGACGCGGAAACCCGTGACGAACTCGCCGCGCTCCTCGACGCCGGGGACGTCAAGGAGCTCGCAGCGCGCTTCGGCGGCACCCTCCAGTTCGGCACCGCGGGCCTTCGCGGTGAACTGGGCGCCGGGCCCATGCGCATGAACCGCGCGGTCGTCATCCGCGCGGCGGCCGGTCTCGCGGCGTACCTCAGGAAGAACGGCCACACCGGAGGGCTCGTCGTCATCGGCTACGACGCCCGCCACAAGTCCGCCGACTTCGCCCGGGACACCGCCGCCGTCATGACCGGCGCGGGCCTCAGCGCCGCCGTGCTCCCCCGCCCGCTGCCCACCCCCGTCCTCGCGTTCGCCATCCGGCACCTGGGCGCGGTCGCCGGCGTGGAGGTCACCGCCAGCCACAACCCGCCCCGCGACAACGGCTACAAGGTCTACCTCGGCGACGGCTCGCAGATCGTCCCGCCCGCCGACGGGGAGATCGCCGCCGAGATCGACGCGGTCGGCAGCCTGCACGACGTGCCCCGCCCGGACTCCGGCTGGGAGATCCTCGGCGACGACGTCCTGGACGCCTACCTCGCCCGTACGGACGCCGTCCTCGCCCCCGGCTCCCCGCGCACGGCCCGCACGGTCTACACGGCGATGCACGGCGTCGGCAGGGACGTCCTCCTGGCCGCCTTCGCCCGCGCGGGCTTCCCCGCCCCGGTCCTCGTCGCCGAACAGGCGGACCCCGACCCGGACTTCCCCACCGTCGCCTTCCCCAACCCGGAGGAGCCCGGCGCGATGGACCTGTCCTTCGCCCGGGCCCGCGAGACGAACCCCGATCTCGTCATCGCCAACGACCCGGACGCCGACCGCTGCGCCGTGGCCGTCAGGGACGGCGACGACTGGCGCATGCTCCGCGGCGACGAGGTGGGCGCCCTCCTCGCCGCCCACCTGGTCCGGCGCGGCGCGCGCGGCACCTTCGCGGAGTCCATCGTGTCCTCGTCGCTGCTCGGCCGGATCGCCGGGAAGGCGGGGCTGCCGTACGAGGAGACCCTGACCGGCTTCAAGTGGATCGCCCGTGTCGAGGGACTGCGCTACGGCTACGAGGAGGCCCTCGGCTACTGCGTGGACCCGGACGGCGTACGCGACAAGGACGGCATCACCGCGGCACTGCTGATCACCGAGCTGGCCTCCGTGCTCAAGGAGCAGGGCCGGACCCTGCTCGACCTGCTCGACGACCTGGCCGTCGAGCACGGGCTGCACGCCACCGACCAGCTGTCGGTGCGGGTCGAGGACCTCTCCGTCATCGCCGGCGCGATGCGCCGGCTGCGGGAGCGGCCTCCGGCCGAGCTGGCGGGGCTGCCGGTCGTCCGGTCGGAGGACCTCACCCGGGGCTCGGACAAGCTGCCGCCCACGGACGGCCTGCGGTACACGCTCGACGGTGCGCGCGTCGTCGTCCGGCCGAGCGGGACCGAGCCCAAGCTGAAGTGCTACCTGGAGGTCGTGGTTCCCGTGGAGGCACGCGCCGGCCTCCCGGCCGCCCGCGCGAAGGCCACCGACCTGCTCGCGGCGGTCAAGCGGGACCTGTCGGCAGCGGCGGGCATCTGA
- a CDS encoding purine-nucleoside phosphorylase, with product MNASLLPDDRQGDPYAAADAAAARLRELTGTETHDVALVMGSGWAPAVDALGAYDAELPVTELPGFPPPAVEGHGGKIRSYATGDKRALVFLGRTHYYEGRGVAAVAHGVRTAVAAGCKTIVLTNGCGGLREGMRPGQPVLISDHINLTATSPIVGANFVDLTDLYSPRLRALCKEIDPTLEEGVYAQFPGPHYETPAEIRMARVIGADLVGMSTVLEAIAAREAGAEVLGISLVTNLAAGMTGEPLNHEEVLQAGRDSATRMGSLLAQVLGRL from the coding sequence GTGAACGCATCTCTTCTCCCGGACGACCGCCAGGGCGACCCCTACGCCGCCGCCGACGCCGCCGCCGCGCGTCTGCGGGAACTCACGGGCACCGAGACCCATGACGTCGCCCTCGTGATGGGCTCCGGCTGGGCGCCGGCCGTCGACGCGCTGGGCGCCTACGACGCCGAGCTCCCGGTCACCGAGCTGCCCGGATTCCCGCCGCCGGCGGTGGAGGGCCACGGCGGCAAGATCCGCTCGTACGCCACAGGGGACAAGCGCGCCCTGGTCTTCCTCGGCCGCACCCACTACTACGAGGGCCGCGGCGTGGCCGCCGTCGCCCACGGCGTGCGCACCGCGGTCGCGGCCGGCTGCAAGACCATCGTCCTGACCAACGGCTGCGGCGGCCTGCGTGAGGGCATGCGCCCCGGCCAGCCGGTCCTGATCAGCGACCACATCAACCTCACGGCCACGTCCCCGATCGTCGGCGCCAACTTCGTCGACCTCACGGACCTGTACTCCCCGCGCCTGCGCGCCCTGTGCAAGGAGATCGACCCCACTCTCGAGGAGGGCGTCTACGCGCAGTTCCCCGGCCCGCACTACGAGACCCCGGCGGAGATCCGCATGGCCCGGGTGATCGGCGCGGACCTGGTCGGCATGTCGACGGTGCTGGAAGCCATCGCGGCGCGTGAGGCGGGCGCGGAGGTGCTGGGCATCTCCCTCGTGACGAACCTCGCCGCGGGCATGACCGGCGAGCCGCTGAACCACGAGGAGGTCCTGCAGGCGGGCCGCGACTCCGCGACGCGCATGGGCTCCCTGCTGGCCCAGGTGCTGGGCCGGCTGTAG
- a CDS encoding gamma-glutamylcyclotransferase, producing the protein MSLYAAYAGNLDARLMSRRAPHSPLRATGWLNGWRLTFGGEDMGWEGALATLTEDPLSQVFVALYDIAPMDEDSLDRWEGVGLDIYRRVRVRVHTLDGEEQAWAYVLNAYEGGLPSARYLGEIADAAESAGAPHDYVMELRKRPC; encoded by the coding sequence ATGTCGCTCTACGCCGCGTACGCCGGCAATCTCGACGCGCGGCTCATGTCCCGCCGCGCCCCGCACTCGCCGCTGCGCGCGACGGGCTGGCTGAACGGCTGGCGGCTGACCTTCGGCGGCGAGGACATGGGCTGGGAGGGCGCGCTGGCGACCCTCACCGAGGACCCGCTGTCCCAGGTCTTCGTCGCGCTCTACGACATCGCCCCCATGGACGAGGACTCCCTCGACCGCTGGGAGGGCGTGGGCCTGGACATCTACCGGCGCGTCCGCGTCCGCGTGCACACCCTGGACGGCGAGGAGCAGGCCTGGGCCTACGTCCTCAACGCCTACGAGGGCGGCCTGCCCTCCGCCCGCTACCTCGGCGAGATCGCGGACGCGGCGGAGTCGGCGGGCGCGCCACACGATTACGTGATGGAGCTGCGCAAGCGGCCGTGCTGA
- a CDS encoding NAD(P)H-quinone dehydrogenase → MEYVTRIVIIGGGPGGYEAALVAAQLGAEVTVVDCDGLGGASVLTDCVPSKTLIATAEVMTTFDSSYEELGIIVADDTPPLEQAARVVGVDLGKVNRRVKRLALAQSHDITASVTRAGARVMRGRGRLEGMQALDGSRKVVVTAADGSEETLTADAVLIATGGHPRELPDAQPDGERILNWTQVYDLTGLPEELIVVGSGVTGAEFAGAYQALGSKVTLVSSRDRVLPGEDPDAAAVLEDVFRRRGMNVMSRSRAAAAKRVGDRVEVTLADGRVISGSHCLMAVGAVPNSAGLGLEEAGVRLRESGHIWTDKVSRTTAPGVYAAGDVTGVFALASVAAMQGRIAMYHFLGDAVAPLNLKTVSSNVFTDPEIATVGYTQADVDAGKIDARCVKLPLLRNPRAKMQGIRDGFVKIFCRPGTGIVVGGVVVAPRASELIHPISIAVDNNLTVEQIANAFTVYPSLSGSIAEVARQLHTRKATGEV, encoded by the coding sequence ATGGAGTACGTGACTCGGATCGTGATCATCGGTGGCGGACCCGGCGGATACGAAGCGGCGCTGGTGGCCGCGCAGCTCGGCGCGGAGGTGACCGTCGTGGACTGCGACGGCCTGGGCGGGGCGTCGGTGCTGACCGACTGCGTGCCGTCCAAGACCCTCATCGCCACGGCCGAGGTGATGACCACCTTCGACTCCTCGTACGAGGAGCTGGGCATCATCGTCGCCGACGACACCCCTCCGCTGGAGCAGGCGGCCCGGGTCGTCGGCGTGGACCTCGGCAAGGTCAACCGGCGGGTCAAGCGGCTGGCGCTCGCCCAGTCGCACGACATCACCGCGTCCGTCACCCGCGCGGGCGCCCGTGTCATGCGCGGGCGGGGCAGGCTGGAGGGCATGCAGGCCCTCGACGGGTCGCGGAAGGTCGTCGTCACCGCCGCCGACGGGAGCGAGGAGACGCTCACCGCCGACGCCGTGCTCATCGCCACCGGCGGTCACCCGCGCGAGCTGCCCGACGCCCAGCCCGACGGCGAGCGCATCCTCAACTGGACCCAGGTCTACGACCTCACCGGGCTGCCCGAGGAGCTCATCGTGGTCGGCTCGGGCGTGACCGGCGCCGAGTTCGCCGGCGCCTACCAGGCGCTCGGGTCGAAGGTCACGCTGGTGTCCTCCCGCGACCGCGTGCTGCCGGGCGAGGACCCGGACGCCGCCGCCGTCCTGGAGGACGTCTTCCGCCGCCGCGGCATGAACGTGATGTCCCGCTCGCGCGCCGCCGCCGCCAAGCGGGTCGGCGACCGGGTGGAGGTCACCCTCGCCGACGGCCGCGTCATCAGCGGCAGCCACTGCCTGATGGCCGTCGGCGCCGTCCCCAACAGCGCCGGGCTCGGGCTGGAGGAGGCCGGCGTCAGGCTGCGCGAATCGGGTCACATCTGGACCGACAAGGTGTCGCGGACGACGGCTCCGGGTGTGTACGCGGCCGGTGACGTGACCGGAGTCTTCGCACTCGCGTCCGTCGCGGCGATGCAGGGACGCATCGCCATGTACCACTTCCTCGGCGACGCGGTGGCCCCGCTCAACCTGAAGACGGTCTCGTCCAACGTCTTCACCGACCCCGAGATCGCCACCGTCGGCTACACGCAGGCCGACGTCGACGCCGGCAAGATCGACGCCCGGTGCGTGAAGCTGCCGCTGCTGCGCAACCCGCGCGCGAAGATGCAGGGCATCCGGGACGGCTTCGTCAAGATCTTCTGCCGGCCCGGAACGGGGATCGTGGTCGGCGGTGTGGTCGTCGCGCCCCGCGCCTCGGAACTCATCCATCCCATCTCGATCGCCGTCGACAACAATCTGACGGTCGAACAGATCGCGAACGCGTTCACCGTGTACCCCTCCCTTTCGGGGTCGATCGCCGAGGTGGCACGGCAGCTGCACACGCGCAAGGCGACCGGCGAGGTCTGA
- a CDS encoding DeoR/GlpR family DNA-binding transcription regulator, with translation MFAAERRQLILEMVRANGAVSLRELARVVQTSEVTVRRDVRALEAEGLLDRRHGGAVLPGGFTRESGFPQKSHLATAEKTAIADLAAGLVEEGEAIVVGAGTTTQELARRLARVPGLTVVTNSLLVAQALAHANRVEVVMTGGTLRGSNYALVGSGAEQSLQGLRVSKAFLSGSGLTAERGLSTSNMLSASVDRALVQAAAEVVVLADHTKLGTDTMFQTVPTELITRLVTDEPPVHDDRAATELQALADQGVQIAVAGASGNLAGDQPPVRGERRRDVPLPAPRRSHVPGTPLRSAPLTADQSPAPERPRVADLRRR, from the coding sequence GTGTTCGCTGCTGAACGTCGCCAACTGATCCTCGAAATGGTGCGAGCGAACGGTGCCGTGTCGCTCCGTGAGCTCGCCCGCGTCGTCCAGACCTCCGAAGTGACCGTACGGCGGGACGTGCGGGCGCTGGAGGCCGAAGGACTCCTCGACCGCCGCCACGGCGGTGCCGTACTGCCGGGTGGGTTCACGCGGGAGTCGGGCTTCCCGCAGAAGTCGCATCTCGCGACCGCCGAGAAGACCGCCATCGCCGACCTCGCCGCGGGCCTCGTCGAAGAGGGCGAGGCGATCGTCGTCGGGGCGGGTACGACCACCCAGGAGCTGGCACGCCGGCTCGCCCGGGTCCCCGGCCTGACCGTCGTCACCAACTCCCTCCTGGTCGCCCAGGCACTCGCCCACGCCAACCGGGTCGAGGTGGTGATGACCGGCGGCACCCTGCGGGGCTCCAACTACGCCCTCGTCGGGTCGGGGGCCGAGCAGTCGCTCCAGGGGCTCAGGGTCTCCAAGGCGTTCCTGTCGGGGAGTGGCCTCACGGCCGAGCGGGGCCTGTCCACGTCCAACATGCTGTCCGCGTCCGTCGACCGTGCCCTCGTCCAGGCCGCGGCGGAGGTCGTGGTCCTCGCCGACCACACCAAGCTCGGCACGGACACGATGTTCCAGACCGTCCCGACCGAGCTGATCACGCGCCTGGTGACGGACGAGCCCCCGGTCCACGACGACCGCGCGGCCACCGAGCTCCAGGCCCTGGCGGACCAGGGCGTCCAGATCGCCGTGGCCGGCGCGTCGGGGAACCTCGCGGGCGACCAGCCCCCGGTCCGCGGCGAGCGCCGCCGGGACGTTCCCCTCCCGGCCCCCCGCCGCAGCCACGTTCCCGGCACGCCCCTGCGCTCGGCCCCCCTGACGGCGGACCAGTCCCCGGCGCCCGAGCGCCCCAGGGTGGCGGACCTCCGCAGGCGCTGA
- a CDS encoding biotin carboxylase N-terminal domain-containing protein: MRKVLIANRGEIAVRVARACRDAGIASVAVYADPDRDALHVRAADEAFALGGDTPATSYLVIDKILNAARESGADAVHPGYGFLSENAEFAQAVLDAGLIWIGPPPQAIRDLGDKVAARHIAQRAGAPLVAGTPDPVSGAEEVVAFAEEHGLPIAIKAAFGGGGRGLKVARTLEEVPELYDSAVREAVAAFGRGECFVERYLDRPRHVETQCLADKHGNVVVVSTRDCSLQRRHQKLVEEAPAPFLSDEQVAELYRASKAILKEAGYEGAGTCEFLVGQDGTISFLEVNTRLQVEHPVTEEVAGIDLVREMFRIADGEELGYDDPPLRGHSFEFRINGEDPGRNFLPAPGTVTLFAPPAGPGVRLDAGVESGSVIGPAWDSLLAKLVITGRTRKEALERAARALDEFQVEGMATAIPFHRVVVRDPAFAPELTGSEDPFTVHTRWIETEFVNDIKPFAAPADSEAEEESGRETVVVEVGGKRLEVSLPASLGMSLARTGLAAGAKPKRRAARKSGPVASGDTLASPMQGTIVKIAVEEGQEVKEGDLIVVLEAMKMEQPLNAHKSGTVKGLSAEVGASVTSGAAICEIKD; this comes from the coding sequence GTGCGCAAGGTGCTCATCGCCAACCGTGGCGAAATCGCTGTCCGCGTGGCCCGGGCCTGCCGGGACGCCGGGATCGCGAGCGTGGCCGTCTACGCCGACCCGGACCGGGACGCTCTGCATGTCCGCGCCGCGGATGAGGCGTTCGCTCTGGGCGGTGACACCCCGGCCACCAGTTACCTGGTCATCGACAAGATCCTGAACGCCGCGCGTGAGTCCGGCGCGGACGCCGTCCATCCGGGTTACGGCTTCCTCTCGGAGAACGCCGAGTTCGCGCAGGCGGTCCTGGACGCGGGTCTGATCTGGATCGGCCCGCCGCCGCAGGCGATCCGCGACCTGGGTGACAAGGTCGCCGCCCGGCACATCGCGCAGCGCGCCGGCGCCCCGCTGGTGGCCGGCACCCCGGACCCGGTGAGCGGCGCCGAGGAGGTCGTGGCCTTCGCCGAGGAGCACGGCCTGCCCATCGCCATCAAGGCCGCCTTCGGCGGCGGCGGGCGCGGCCTGAAGGTCGCCCGCACCCTCGAAGAGGTCCCCGAGCTGTACGACTCCGCCGTCCGCGAGGCGGTGGCCGCCTTCGGCCGCGGCGAGTGCTTCGTCGAGCGCTACCTCGACCGGCCGCGCCACGTGGAGACCCAGTGCCTGGCGGACAAGCACGGCAACGTGGTCGTCGTCTCCACACGTGACTGCTCCCTGCAGCGCCGCCACCAGAAGCTGGTCGAGGAGGCCCCGGCGCCGTTCCTCTCCGACGAGCAGGTCGCCGAGTTGTACCGCGCCTCGAAGGCCATCCTGAAGGAGGCCGGCTACGAGGGCGCGGGCACCTGCGAGTTCCTCGTCGGCCAGGACGGCACGATCTCCTTCCTGGAGGTCAACACCCGCCTGCAGGTCGAGCACCCGGTCACCGAGGAGGTCGCCGGCATCGACCTGGTCCGCGAGATGTTCCGCATCGCCGACGGCGAGGAGCTCGGCTACGACGACCCGCCGCTGCGCGGCCACTCCTTCGAGTTCCGCATCAACGGCGAGGACCCGGGCCGCAACTTCCTGCCCGCCCCCGGCACGGTCACCCTCTTCGCCCCGCCGGCCGGTCCGGGCGTCCGGCTGGACGCGGGCGTGGAGTCCGGCAGCGTGATCGGTCCGGCGTGGGACTCCCTGCTCGCCAAGCTGGTCATCACCGGCCGCACCCGCAAGGAGGCCCTGGAGCGGGCCGCCCGCGCGCTGGACGAGTTCCAGGTCGAGGGCATGGCGACGGCGATCCCCTTCCACCGCGTGGTCGTGCGGGACCCGGCCTTCGCCCCCGAGCTGACCGGCTCCGAGGACCCCTTCACGGTCCACACCCGGTGGATCGAGACCGAGTTCGTCAACGACATCAAGCCCTTCGCCGCCCCGGCCGACAGCGAGGCGGAGGAGGAGTCGGGCCGCGAGACGGTCGTCGTCGAGGTCGGCGGCAAGCGCCTGGAGGTCTCCCTCCCCGCCTCGCTGGGCATGTCGCTGGCTCGCACGGGCCTGGCGGCCGGGGCCAAGCCCAAGCGCCGCGCGGCGCGCAAGTCGGGCCCCGTCGCCTCGGGCGACACCCTCGCCTCCCCGATGCAGGGCACCATCGTGAAGATCGCCGTCGAGGAGGGCCAGGAGGTCAAGGAGGGCGACCTGATCGTGGTCCTGGAGGCCATGAAGATGGAGCAGCCCCTCAACGCCCACAAGAGCGGCACCGTCAAGGGCCTGAGCGCGGAGGTCGGCGCCTCCGTCACGTCCGGCGCCGCGATCTGCGAGATCAAGGACTGA